DNA sequence from the Borrelia sp. A-FGy1 genome:
TATGCAGTTTGCAAAGCGTCTTAAGGGTCGAATTGCACATGAAGTTAGAGTTGCTCGTGATGGTGTATTAGACACTGTTTTGCATAACAAAATTACAAACAAGGCTTTACATGGGATTAGAGATTTATATAGCAAAATCGCTTTATCTAAGATAGAGGCTAAGCCTGTTTGGAAAAGGTCAGACTCTTATCTTGAGAATACACATTTTTATGATAAATTGTCCATTTCTATCTCAATGGAGCATGATAATGAAATGGTACCTATATATCCTACTGATTTTTCTATAGATCTGGATTTTGAAAATGAAGAACAATATAATATGAGAGGACAGCTTGTAGGTGTGCTTAGATCCTTTAGTGGCGGAACTCTGGATTTAAAATTGCCAGAAAATATTTACTTTTTTGATCAAATGTATTCTGCATACACAGATAAGATTAATATATATATTCATTCTATAGAACAGAATTTCAAGGCTAAATCAATTGATAAGATTGTTTGTTTACTAGAAAATCTTGAATTTTCAACAGGAGAGAGCGAGCTTAAAGCATCAATGGGGCTAAAAGTTGTAAATATTTTTAGAATGAGAAGTCTTGAAAAAGATTTTACACCACTTTTTCCAGTAAATGTGCCTTATTTTGTACCAATAACAAAAGACGATTGTTTTCTAGACCTAGTATATGGGGTTATTGATGAAAAGGGGAATGTAGAAGACAATAAGATTACTCTTTATAATATAGTAGGATTTCAACATACTCATAAGAGTAGGGGTGAAGTTAAGATTATTCCCCCTAAAGATAGTCAAGGTATTGGGACTCCAACTTACTTATATAATGGTCTAGAGCCTGCTACTTTTACATTAACTGCAAATATTTATGATGTTTTTGATATTGACTCCTTAAAAAATTTAGTTTCTTTTAAAAGGACAAATGGGGTTAGTAATAAATCTTTGTCTGGTGATGGTGAGTATAATATTATAACTAAGGAAGAACAAGTTTCAAAGTTATATCAATTATTTGAATCTTATATACAGACTAAGAAAGAAGGAGCTAAACCTTATGAGATATCAATTCAATCTTGTTTACTAGAAGGACTTAAACCCACTAATTTTGGTTATTATCTTCAAGAGATTGATATTAAGGCCAACTTTAAAAATTATCTTGAGGTTGAACTTAAGTTTTTAGAGATTAGAAAATATGGGAGAAATATTGCAGGATATGTACCAACAACGAGTGATTTTCTTTACAAAAGAGATACTAGTTATGAGTTCAATTTACTTTCAAAGGGTAACTTGAGCAAGTTAGAATATAATAAGATATTTCGTTTACTAAATTAATTAGTTAGCTTGTAAATTTTCTCTTAATTATTTTACTCATGATATTAAGTTTTGATTTTGGTTTGTAATAATTATCATTATTATCATTTATAACTTTTTTCCCTGTAGCTTCATGGTATGCATCAGTACTTAAATATTTGAAGCCTTCTAAATTTGATATGTATTCAGGGTCAAGGTAAATGTTATCTTCAGGATTGAGTTTAAGTATGTATGCACCCCTTTTCCTAAGTCCTTCTATTAATTTAGTAGAACTTGTACGAACATATTTAGAAGGCTCTCCATAGTTGAATAGATACCATAATTCTACTCTATCTTTTCGCTTTACATTTCCCTCTAATTTGAGTAGTGGCTCAATGGGAAATTCAATAGCTTCATCAAATAATAATTTGTTTTTTCCTTCAATTCCTTTAAGGGTGTAGGAAGAATATCCCCCCCTAAAATCAAGGACAGAATTGCTTACTCTGCTTTTGATTTCCCAGAGTCCATTATTTTTGTTTTGTCCAATCTTGAAAAGAGATTTTAAGTTTTCTTGTCTTATTATGTCTTGAAATAGTTTGACAAAACTTTCATATACTGCACTTTCAGTGTACCTAAACCATGTCATATCATTGTCTTTTTCAAGTAGATATTCAAGCCAAATTCGTGCTGAATTATGTGTTTTACCAAGGCCCCTTGAGCTTGCTACTGCTTTATGTCTTGCTTTATTGTAGGCATAATGTAGCATGCTAAATTTAGGAACAAAAGTATTAAAGTGTATTCTAATATTGTCTCTATTGTCATTATAAAGGTTCAATTCTTCTTTTATTTCTTTTACAAAATCTAATATCCCTTTAAGATCTTTGATCGAATTAATTTGAGTTATTGATTCAAGGTCAACTTCAGCTATTCTTTGTTTGAGTGCATTTGAAGTCTCTTTTAGGGTCCATTTTTGTAGTGATTCAATTTCCTTTTCATAATTTTCTATTTTTTCTAAGTTATTCTTCTTTAGTGACATAATGCTTGTATCTCCTTAGTGTTTGTATATATCTTTAGGACTTCTGAATATATAAATTTCTGAATCTCCCCTTAAGAAATAGTTTTCAATCACATCATTAATTATTGGTAGTTTGGTATTAGGATTTATAAATAGTATTATTATTTTTAGGTCTTTTAAATCCTTTGTCATTCTGATGAGTTCTCTTTTAACATGAGAGTTTGAAAATTTTTTATCTAATATTTTTTTACTTATAGAGTCAAGAGTGAATGCTTCATGTGGGAGCATAATAGCTTCATAAATAAAATCTTGTAGTTCTTTTACTATAAAATCAGATCCACCGTTTTTTACAAGTTCATCATAGGAATATTTTTTTGCACCGTTTTTTAGTTTGTGTGGTTTTAGTATGAATCTAATTATTTCAATTTGAATATAGGGTGGTATTGCTCTTTCTAAATATTCTAATGCTTGTATTTTTTGTTCTTCTTCTAGCATATAAACTTCAATAGAAATGAATTCTTTGTCTTCCTGATGATAATCTGAAAACCACCACATATCATTTTTCTTGCCAAAAATTGTTGATAATATGTCTTCTGTTTGACTTGTTGTACCCATCCATTGTATGAACTCTATTCCATCTTTTACCATTCGGTGATAAAACTTTTCTTTGTTTTCTTTTTCAAATGAAAAGATGGGCAGTCCCCATGCCTGAGCTTGGTTTTGTAAGTGAATATAGTCTTCAGTTTTATTTGGGTCTAGTAAATGCCAAAAAAAGTTTTTGTGAGCTCTTTGAGCAATCTTAAATTCTTCATAAAATGTATGAACAGCAAGTTCAGCAAGTTTTATTTCTTCATCACTTCTAAGGTTTTTATAGCTAATTTTGTTTAGGTAGTATGCTCTATAAGTTTCAAATTCTAATGATTTATAATTTATTTTTGTCTTTATGTTCATTATTACATTTTCTCTAGTTTTCAAATGTTATTGATGCTTCCCAGTATTCATTTTCACTTGTAGTTTGGTTTTCTTTAGGTTCAAGTATATTAATGCCTTGACCTATTGTCTTATACATATCATATAAGCTAAAAGTACCACCCATTGGAAGACTATTTATGTATTTTTCTAACTTAGCTTTGCAAATGTTAGTGTCAATATTATCAGTTTTTTTCTTAAGTTTTATTTTAATAATTTTTTTTGTTGCCTTATCATAATCAATTTTTTCCAACACTTCATACCTGTGAGCAATGGTTTTTATTGTTAACTGCTTCATTTCTTCTATTGTGGTTGTTTCCTTATGTGGCCTTAAGATGAATTTGGTATTATTAACGCCTTTTCTTTTGATTAAGACTTCTCTAATAAGTTCTGTACTTTCTAGTTTTCGTTTGTAATATGATATTGTGTCTCTTAAGGTTAATCCATTAATCTCTCTTAGAATTCTTGTTCTAAAGGTATCATCGTCTTCTTCATCTTCACCCTTAGTATTAATGTTTGCGATCTCTAGATGAGTAAGTCCTGTAATAATTTCATTTGTGTAAAGTTTTCCTTTTTCAAGATTGTAAATAGATCCTACTTGGAGTGCTTCTAATTGCATTGTTTTACTTTCATTTTTGCTAAATTTCACTTTTTCAGTTGCTTTGTATTCAAGCAACTTTTCTGCTTTTTGAGTTTGTGCCGTATCAGAATAATAAAATTTAGTGTATTTTAAGATCTCACCGCTACCATTGCTAGTTATTTTACAAGTAAGAGTAGCTTTTCTAGCTGGTTTTCTCTTAAGCCCTATTTTGCATGCTTCCATGTCTAGAAAAGGTGCTTCTGATTTTCTTATATCGTAGTTTTTAGCTATTGAATATGTTTCATTTCTAATATCTAATTTTGTTTCTAATATTAA
Encoded proteins:
- a CDS encoding phage terminase large subunit translates to MSLKKNNLEKIENYEKEIESLQKWTLKETSNALKQRIAEVDLESITQINSIKDLKGILDFVKEIKEELNLYNDNRDNIRIHFNTFVPKFSMLHYAYNKARHKAVASSRGLGKTHNSARIWLEYLLEKDNDMTWFRYTESAVYESFVKLFQDIIRQENLKSLFKIGQNKNNGLWEIKSRVSNSVLDFRGGYSSYTLKGIEGKNKLLFDEAIEFPIEPLLKLEGNVKRKDRVELWYLFNYGEPSKYVRTSSTKLIEGLRKRGAYILKLNPEDNIYLDPEYISNLEGFKYLSTDAYHEATGKKVINDNNDNYYKPKSKLNIMSKIIKRKFTS
- a CDS encoding baseplate J/gp47 family protein codes for the protein MYEEELRQFLSFAEQQKIREVFFQKAADFGINTNSNSKAIPILNLILETKLDIRNETYSIAKNYDIRKSEAPFLDMEACKIGLKRKPARKATLTCKITSNGSGEILKYTKFYYSDTAQTQKAEKLLEYKATEKVKFSKNESKTMQLEALQVGSIYNLEKGKLYTNEIITGLTHLEIANINTKGEDEEDDDTFRTRILREINGLTLRDTISYYKRKLESTELIREVLIKRKGVNNTKFILRPHKETTTIEEMKQLTIKTIAHRYEVLEKIDYDKATKKIIKIKLKKKTDNIDTNICKAKLEKYINSLPMGGTFSLYDMYKTIGQGINILEPKENQTTSENEYWEASITFEN